The Montipora capricornis isolate CH-2021 chromosome 3, ASM3666992v2, whole genome shotgun sequence genome window below encodes:
- the LOC138041681 gene encoding uncharacterized protein, with protein sequence MVLSTTPFIGPLKHLKWGEDTIRYVSSTNCLGVTIDDKLSWSQHIALARSAFNAKVKMLRRINFLSTSILETFYYKIVIPSVLYGIVIWGSGPELKDLEVIHIRAARLIHNLPNSFKDSDILFKVGWMPLEYFYKFHILTITYNAYYNLGLREINSLVTENSNSYNLRKSLNVVLNRPKTELGRRSFVHRSAIAWNALPDNLKDSPNSSIFKHN encoded by the coding sequence ATGGTCTTGAGTACCACCCCCTTCATAGGTCCTTTGAAACACCTGAAGTGGGGTGAGGACACCATTCGGTATGTGTCTTCCACCAATTGCCTTGGGGTTACAATCGATGACAAACTCTCATGGTCTCAACATATTGCATTGGCTCGATCTGCATTTAATGCCAAAGTCAAAATGTTGAGACGTATAAATTTTCTATCTACATCTATCTTGGAGACTTTTTACTATAAGATAGTAATTCCAAGTGTCCTATATGGAATTGTGATCTGGGGGTCTGGACCCGAGCTTAAAGATCTAGAAGTGATTCACATTAGAGCTGCTAGGCTGATTCACAATCTACCAAATAGTTTTAAGGATAGTGATATACTTTTTAAGGTTGGCTGGATGCCTCTAGAGTATTTTTATAAGTTTCACATCTTAACTATTACATATAATGCTTATTATAATTTAGGGTTGCGGGAAATTAATTCCTTGGTAACCGAAAACTCTAACAGTTATAACCTAAGGAAATCCTTGAATGTTGTACTCAATAGGCCCAAAACCGAATTAGGTCGTAGGTCTTTTGTTCACAGATCTGCCATAGCATGGAATGCACTACCAGATAATCTTAAAGATTCTCCAAATTCATCTATCTTTAAACATAATTAA
- the LOC138039762 gene encoding uncharacterized protein, with amino-acid sequence KRLHLEKDDADSLYHCPIHLCEHEGFQSQRGCRKHVNNKHSWFFYFDERPRVDSKIAANSSKVPTKSCASSTVVDDVSPSNTRSKPGARSMPSFSSSSQIGEQFTTWLAGSGGGYKKDRPAQQIVNRCLKFLKFCCEEEEELNFEVMDFSLCSPSLLFKFIDYLHEECKLGHGGRLGYIDAISELIDFRKVNGASDGVLRKLSATELYIKRASKTVAKMMRLQWTQDLDVETLEARGHWATMEELLEVVSFHLPRYEQTVKTCQNDPGQVNPSDLTFATKFLATYLFIKVKGSRPMTYQYLTVEMVKAAKENGGFIDQKTFKTAGKYGFDSVILTDTSMQILDGYITFVRPLLKPQCDFVLVTKSGKQHGKLGNEMSKLVFDAIGKYIHPTRYRQIVETQSLDALDDKEHRVLCEDQKHSSVVAKVHYQKRRSREVAVKALECLQKLQGTKGSEVDREVNTRFSGAMSSSKAAVECTQSENALPNKVSPPSNRLVMQSNHRRMLKFTSNEDDCLKQGINRHGFGQWTAILRDADYVFQEGRTADSLKKRVHSIKFL; translated from the coding sequence aaacgtcttcacctagaaaaagacgatgccgacagtttgtaccattgcccgatccatctgtgcgaacacgaaggatttcaaagccaacgcgggtgtaggaaacacgtcaacaacaagcatagttggttcttttattttgaCGAAAGACCCCGCGTAGACTCGAAGattgccgcaaactcttcaaaagtgccaacgaaatcgtgcgcctcgagtacagttgtCGATGATGTATCGCCGTCTAATACGCGTTCAAAACCCGGCGCTAGATCAATGCCGTCCTTCTCATCTTCCAGTCAAATAGGAGAGCAATTTACGACTTGGCTTgctggaagtggcggcggttacaagaaagatcgtcccgctcagcagattgtcaatagatgcttgaaatttctcaagttttgctgcgaagaggaggaggaattaaatttcgaagtcatggattttagcctgtgttcTCCAAGCCTATTGTTTAAGTTTATCGACTATCTACACgaggagtgcaagctcggacatggcgggagattgggttacatagacgccatttcggagttgatcgacttcagaaaggtcaacggggcatcggatggagttcttagaaaattatctgccacggaattgtacatcaagaGAGCGAGCAAGACGGTAgcaaagatgatgagattgcagtggacgcaagatctcgatgtcgaaacattagaggccaggggtcattgggcCACCATGGAAGAACTCTTAGAAGTCGTGTCgtttcacttgcctcgctacgaacaaaccgtgaaaacgtgccaaaatgaccccgggcaagtgaatccctcggacctgacatttgcaaccaaatttttggccacctacttgttcatcaaagtgaaaggatcgcgtcccatgacttatcagtatctcacggttgaaatggtaaaggcagcaaaggaaaatgggggtttcatcgatcagaaaacctttaagaCGGCTGGAAAGTACGGATTTGATTCTGTAATTCTGACTGATacgagcatgcaaatactcgacggctacataactttcgtgaggcctttgctcaaaccccagtgcgattttgttttggtcaccaaaagcGGAAAACAACACggcaaattgggcaacgagatgagcaagttggtcttTGACGCAATcggcaaatacattcaccccacgcgttaTCGCCAGATCGTCGAGACGCAAAGTCTCGACGCGCTTgacgacaaagagcaccgaGTCTTGTGTGAAGACCAAAAGCATAGCTCCGTCGTTGCCAAAGtgcactatcagaagcggagatcgcgcgaagttgccGTTAAAGCTCTCGAGTGTCTCCAAAAATTGCAGGGTACCAAAGGGTCGGAAGTAGATAGGGAAGTCAACACAAGATTCAGCGGTGCAATGTCTAGTTCTAAAGCGGCCGTCGAGTGTACACAATCGGAAAACGCGCTCCCCAATAAAGTTTCCCCGCCCTCAAATCGCCTAGTCATGCAGAGTAATCATCGTCGAATGTTAAAATTTACGTCAAACGAAGACGATTGTCTCAAGCAAGGGATTAATAGGCACGGTTTTGGTCAGTGGACAGCTATTTTAAGAGATGCCGACTACGTTTTTCAAGAGGGAAGGACGGCCGATTCCTTGAAGAAGAGGGTTCATTCAATTAAGTTTCTCTAG